A single region of the Gemmatimonadaceae bacterium genome encodes:
- a CDS encoding Ig-like domain-containing protein, which produces MRNSLRFLMACSSLLAGCTAGDATTAVPTAMLADARSRMAANERLDAPSVLSVRLAGGSATVAWSAVADANGYQLVSCDTGMLPTVDKATATETVHQYTGLTPGVAYGVKIRSRKATSAPGGDANNSKFSACTRWIGAEPVATILLAPTASVLDVGATVIFTATLLDRFGAVLNGRDVIWTTSAPAVATVSPAGVATAVGPGQAIMTVTSEGVSATATVTVPALWRLLASRSAVPAAITASAYSAASDAIFAAEMPDGAVGSLWRFDLGTQRWTRLTANGWPMGKYRKLIYDAARHRLLTYWDGLGQVYSIPETGGTWTAEGATGNSDQYYEGYAFMNPVSGRLSLFAGYGWGSFRNTLWEWNGSNAWLAITTSGAVPEPRFGAQTNVVVDAAGARAFLTQRWLGATEGMYDDLWVLNLRTYAFRNLIPPNTGSDARGGSGMAYDPVSGTLYRYGGMTLHGFVTTSDFVRSRPDDASVRWQAMPTAATSPGPRYLPGLHYDVLRRRLILVSGLTGSGWGSDVWAYPAP; this is translated from the coding sequence GTGCGAAACTCACTGCGATTCCTGATGGCCTGCAGCAGCCTGCTCGCCGGCTGCACGGCGGGCGACGCGACGACTGCGGTCCCGACTGCAATGCTCGCTGATGCCCGTTCCCGAATGGCCGCGAATGAACGGCTTGACGCGCCGTCCGTCCTCTCGGTGCGACTTGCCGGGGGGAGCGCCACCGTCGCCTGGTCCGCGGTGGCCGATGCCAACGGCTATCAGCTGGTGAGCTGTGACACAGGCATGCTGCCGACGGTGGACAAGGCCACGGCGACAGAGACCGTGCACCAGTACACGGGACTCACGCCGGGGGTCGCCTATGGCGTCAAGATACGGTCGCGCAAGGCGACGTCGGCGCCCGGAGGTGACGCGAACAACAGCAAGTTCTCCGCCTGTACACGCTGGATTGGCGCCGAACCCGTGGCGACAATTCTGCTCGCACCGACAGCGTCCGTACTGGACGTCGGTGCGACCGTGATTTTCACGGCCACGCTGCTCGATCGCTTCGGTGCGGTGCTGAATGGCCGCGACGTGATCTGGACGACTTCTGCTCCGGCGGTCGCCACCGTCAGTCCGGCAGGTGTCGCGACCGCGGTCGGGCCGGGACAAGCCATCATGACGGTCACGAGCGAAGGCGTCTCGGCAACCGCGACCGTCACGGTGCCGGCGCTCTGGCGACTGCTGGCGTCGCGATCCGCCGTGCCGGCGGCCATTACGGCGTCTGCCTACTCCGCGGCCAGCGACGCCATCTTCGCGGCGGAAATGCCCGACGGTGCCGTCGGCTCGCTCTGGCGTTTCGACCTCGGAACCCAGAGATGGACGCGCCTGACCGCGAACGGCTGGCCGATGGGCAAATATCGCAAGCTGATCTACGATGCGGCGCGCCATCGGCTGCTCACCTACTGGGACGGACTTGGCCAGGTGTACAGCATTCCCGAGACGGGCGGCACGTGGACCGCCGAGGGCGCGACCGGCAACTCGGATCAGTACTACGAAGGCTATGCGTTCATGAACCCCGTGAGCGGCCGCCTGTCGCTGTTCGCCGGCTATGGTTGGGGCAGCTTCAGGAACACCCTGTGGGAGTGGAACGGATCCAACGCGTGGCTGGCTATCACGACGAGCGGCGCGGTGCCGGAGCCTCGGTTCGGTGCGCAGACGAACGTGGTTGTCGATGCGGCCGGTGCGCGCGCGTTCCTCACCCAGCGTTGGCTCGGGGCGACAGAAGGCATGTATGACGACCTCTGGGTGCTGAACCTTCGGACCTACGCGTTCAGGAACTTGATTCCGCCGAACACCGGGAGCGATGCACGCGGAGGCAGCGGCATGGCGTACGATCCAGTCTCCGGCACGCTGTACCGGTACGGAGGGATGACGCTGCATGGCTTCGTCACGACCTCGGACTTCGTACGAAGCCGACCCGATGACGCGAGCGTGCGCTGGCAGGCGATGCCGACCGCCGCGACCTCGCCGGGTCCCCGGTATCTTCCGGGTCTGCATTACGATGTCCTGCGGCGCCGGTTGATCCTTGTTTCAGGCCTGACCGGATCGGGTTGGGGAAGTGACGTCTGGGCCTACCCGGCACCTTGA
- a CDS encoding AAA family ATPase, whose amino-acid sequence MNSLPPVPTDGLPEAGAQRLSLHVLGRLELVSAEGVLRLGPGKPLALLAYLRSQSVHSATRPHLIDLLWSDLEPERARANLRQALLVLRRLLPDDALVSDGDLVILRAALTFDRDEFVAAADRGDFAAAIALYRGDFIPDLAVPGGAEFEMWCDIERRHLAALFARLLETVARADLAAGRAAAALPHARRLRDMDASRERSWRLLIEAEIAAEGVASARLEAERLAELLRNEGRPPEPATAQLFQRVRDVARPSPERGGALSAPEFVGRETQLARVLAAWGIVKRGRRQHLHVEALAGTGKTRLLEESCARLQAAGARVVRCGARRDERDVPFALGASVVTALARLPGSIAVAPGSMAALVAMAPDASTVFAAHADTATGDEAMRRRTVALADLLGAVTHEASVVLAIDDAHWADRASLNLLLVAMGRLAADARVLLLTAGREPWAGETGVERVSLPPLTTAQVDAMLQSLGGAGDAAWWDAFAAALRDAAGGVPFHVLQLLHAVVEKQLLMIDAEHWAAPNVPALLAALDASEAARMRVAQLSVEARAVLRVLCVGAAPSTEVVAAAVSAERTNVESVLLALEVRGYARRMPDGGWATAHDEITDLIVAQSDAPSLASARLGLALALAAEQGVGVVEMRRIIALLVQAGSDDEVAGVLRAWVRRGEVPAVGVPTVDLLPPGLSDERTLALRTAVRRTLPRRGRDHRTHWAFAAVLALLVIGAWYLTRPAKLVMVQAPIPSNGEEVMDRAPVIGVHDRLGRRLRVTGLRVSVRGAPGQNPGGRLTAETVDGEATFDSLSMGRKEGQSSELNFEAKGLTSVRWIHEWIGGSKLRLRSGVINGQLLSGPVPVVRVRPGEPLVGRVSLLYSSLWTTATVFLGATATWERRETDTASVRSLVTPLDSGRIEVPVRRVAPLLPGRYLLLWAFGAEPRAAFIFSSTNWTCGEPRWRNGDDLLDLPLDTLRAAALEGAAYWKIVRCWKDRGPVPPYRVESPIGIAAVEVHVSREP is encoded by the coding sequence GTGAACTCGCTCCCTCCTGTGCCGACCGACGGCCTGCCTGAAGCCGGCGCTCAGCGACTGTCGCTGCATGTGCTGGGACGCCTCGAACTGGTCTCCGCCGAGGGCGTGCTCCGGCTGGGGCCGGGCAAGCCGCTCGCCCTGCTGGCCTACCTTCGTTCACAGTCCGTGCACTCGGCCACCCGGCCGCACTTGATCGACCTGCTCTGGTCCGACCTCGAACCGGAGCGGGCACGCGCCAACCTGCGGCAGGCCCTGCTGGTGCTGCGGCGGCTCCTTCCGGACGATGCGCTGGTCTCGGATGGCGACCTCGTCATCTTGCGGGCGGCGCTGACCTTCGACCGCGATGAGTTCGTCGCGGCGGCGGATCGCGGTGATTTCGCGGCGGCTATTGCGTTGTATCGCGGCGACTTCATCCCCGATCTCGCGGTGCCGGGCGGCGCCGAGTTCGAGATGTGGTGCGATATCGAGCGTCGGCACCTGGCGGCGCTCTTCGCGCGCTTGCTCGAGACCGTCGCGCGCGCTGACCTCGCGGCCGGTCGCGCCGCGGCGGCGCTTCCCCACGCGCGTCGCCTGCGTGACATGGACGCGTCGCGCGAGCGGTCGTGGCGCCTGCTGATCGAGGCGGAGATCGCCGCCGAGGGGGTCGCGTCGGCGCGCCTCGAGGCCGAGCGCCTCGCGGAGCTGTTGCGCAACGAGGGCCGGCCGCCTGAACCCGCCACCGCGCAGCTCTTCCAGCGGGTTCGCGACGTCGCCCGTCCGTCGCCGGAGCGCGGCGGGGCCCTGTCGGCCCCCGAGTTCGTGGGGCGCGAGACGCAACTGGCGCGCGTGCTGGCGGCTTGGGGGATCGTGAAGCGCGGCCGGCGGCAGCATCTGCACGTGGAGGCGCTGGCGGGAACGGGGAAGACCCGGCTGCTCGAGGAATCGTGCGCGCGCCTGCAGGCGGCCGGGGCGCGCGTCGTGCGGTGCGGTGCGCGCCGTGACGAGCGCGACGTGCCATTCGCGCTCGGCGCCAGCGTCGTCACGGCACTCGCCCGCCTGCCGGGGAGCATCGCGGTGGCGCCCGGTTCCATGGCGGCGCTGGTGGCGATGGCACCCGACGCCTCGACGGTCTTCGCCGCGCACGCCGACACCGCCACGGGCGACGAGGCGATGCGTCGCCGCACCGTCGCGCTCGCGGACCTCCTCGGTGCGGTCACGCACGAGGCGTCCGTGGTGCTGGCGATCGACGACGCGCACTGGGCGGATCGCGCATCGCTGAACCTGCTGCTGGTCGCGATGGGGCGGCTGGCGGCCGACGCGCGGGTGCTGCTGCTCACCGCGGGGCGTGAACCCTGGGCGGGCGAAACGGGCGTGGAGCGCGTGTCGCTGCCGCCGCTGACGACGGCGCAGGTGGACGCGATGCTGCAGTCGCTCGGCGGTGCTGGCGATGCCGCCTGGTGGGACGCGTTCGCGGCGGCGCTGCGTGACGCGGCAGGCGGTGTGCCCTTCCATGTGCTGCAGTTGCTGCACGCCGTGGTGGAGAAACAGTTGTTGATGATCGACGCCGAGCACTGGGCGGCGCCGAACGTTCCGGCGCTGCTGGCCGCGCTCGACGCAAGCGAGGCGGCGCGCATGCGCGTCGCCCAGCTCTCGGTGGAGGCACGTGCGGTGCTGCGGGTCCTCTGCGTTGGCGCCGCACCGTCGACTGAGGTTGTGGCTGCAGCCGTATCGGCGGAGCGGACGAATGTGGAGTCGGTGCTGCTGGCGCTCGAGGTGCGCGGATACGCGCGCCGCATGCCCGATGGAGGGTGGGCGACGGCGCACGATGAGATCACCGACCTCATCGTGGCGCAGAGCGACGCGCCCTCGCTGGCCTCGGCGCGGCTTGGACTGGCCCTCGCGCTCGCCGCGGAGCAGGGCGTGGGCGTCGTCGAGATGCGTCGTATCATCGCGTTGCTGGTGCAGGCCGGGTCGGACGACGAGGTGGCCGGCGTGCTGCGGGCGTGGGTGCGCCGCGGCGAGGTGCCGGCGGTGGGCGTGCCCACCGTGGATCTGCTCCCGCCCGGGCTGTCCGATGAGCGGACGCTGGCCCTCCGCACGGCGGTGCGGCGCACGCTTCCGCGCCGCGGGCGCGACCATCGGACCCACTGGGCCTTCGCCGCCGTCCTCGCCCTCCTCGTCATCGGCGCATGGTACCTGACCCGGCCGGCCAAGCTGGTGATGGTGCAGGCGCCGATCCCGAGTAACGGCGAAGAGGTGATGGATCGCGCGCCGGTGATCGGCGTGCACGATCGGCTCGGTCGCCGACTCCGCGTCACCGGGCTTCGAGTATCCGTGCGTGGCGCGCCGGGGCAAAATCCCGGTGGCCGGCTGACCGCCGAGACGGTGGATGGCGAAGCGACCTTCGACTCATTGAGTATGGGTCGCAAGGAAGGCCAGTCCTCGGAACTGAACTTCGAGGCAAAGGGCCTGACGAGCGTGCGATGGATACACGAGTGGATCGGCGGTTCGAAGCTGAGGCTGCGCTCCGGCGTCATCAACGGTCAACTGCTTTCCGGTCCAGTTCCGGTCGTGCGCGTCCGCCCCGGCGAACCGCTGGTCGGGCGCGTGAGCCTGCTCTATTCCAGTCTCTGGACAACGGCGACGGTCTTCCTTGGCGCGACCGCCACGTGGGAGCGTCGGGAGACCGACACCGCGTCCGTGCGCTCGCTCGTGACACCGCTCGATTCGGGGCGCATCGAGGTGCCGGTGCGCCGAGTGGCGCCCTTGCTGCCGGGGCGCTACCTCCTGCTCTGGGCATTCGGCGCCGAGCCGCGCGCGGCCTTCATCTTCTCCAGCACCAACTGGACGTGCGGCGAGCCCCGGTGGCGCAATGGCGACGACCTGCTCGACCTGCCGCTCGATACCCTGCGCGCGGCCGCCCTCGAGGGAGCAGCGTATTGGAAGATCGTGCGCTGCTGGAAGGACCGAGGCCCCGTGCCGCCATATCGCGTCGAGTCCCCCATCGGCATCGCCGCCGTCGAGGTGCACGTGTCGCGCGAGCCGTGA
- the radC gene encoding DNA repair protein RadC, translating into MTVLAITPQGLLPPDRPRERLRTLGARALSAPELLALVIGAGTRGRPALTLAHDVLSRADGSLRRLGDRPLAALAEVPGLGATRAVAIHAALELGRRLASEEPGEARPLRAPRDVWRSFAPTLEDLPVEEFHVAILDAQHRLGRDVLVTRGILNSSLVHPREVFREAIAERAAAIILVHNHPSGDPTPSADDRSVTEQLVAAGRLLDIPVHDHVIIGRGRYLSFAEMGFL; encoded by the coding sequence ATGACGGTTCTCGCCATCACACCTCAAGGGCTCCTGCCGCCCGACCGGCCGCGTGAGCGCCTCCGTACACTCGGCGCCCGCGCGCTGTCGGCGCCTGAGTTGCTTGCCCTCGTCATCGGCGCGGGAACGCGCGGCCGACCGGCGCTGACTCTCGCCCACGACGTGCTCAGCCGCGCCGATGGATCGCTCCGGCGCCTCGGCGATCGCCCGCTCGCCGCGCTGGCGGAGGTGCCGGGGCTTGGCGCGACGCGCGCCGTGGCCATCCACGCCGCGCTGGAACTCGGACGGCGGCTGGCGAGCGAGGAGCCGGGCGAGGCACGTCCACTGCGCGCGCCGCGCGACGTCTGGCGCTCCTTCGCGCCCACACTGGAGGACCTGCCGGTCGAGGAGTTCCACGTCGCCATCCTCGACGCCCAGCACCGGCTGGGGCGCGATGTGCTGGTGACGCGCGGCATACTTAATTCCTCGCTCGTCCATCCCCGCGAGGTCTTTCGCGAGGCCATCGCCGAACGGGCCGCGGCCATCATCCTCGTGCACAACCACCCGAGCGGCGACCCGACGCCGAGCGCGGACGACCGGAGCGTGACTGAACAGCTGGTGGCGGCCGGGCGACTGCTCGACATCCCGGTGCACGATCACGTGATCATCGGGCGGGGGAGATACTTGTCGTTTGCGGAGATGGGGTTTCTTTGA